A genome region from Taeniopygia guttata chromosome 18, bTaeGut7.mat, whole genome shotgun sequence includes the following:
- the NHERF1 gene encoding Na(+)/H(+) exchange regulatory cofactor NHE-RF1 — translation MSSGAGPAARLCRLERGPDGYGFHLHGEKGKPGQFIRLVEAGSPAERSGLRAGDRLLEVDGENVERESHQQVVERIRAAAGAVSLLVVDSTAEDQLAKRSGAGAEPPVVGGQAAPVPAEPAAREPSAGGQREELRPRLCHMKKGPDGYGFNLHSDKTRPGQYVRAVDPGSPAEAAGLAPQDRIIEVNGVCMEGKQHSDVVAAIKASGDETRLLVVDTLTDEFFKKCKVVPSEQHLTGPLPEPVANGDIGKENGGEPRSHSVSESPASPTALALSPNSSETHSEEGDKRHSASGSLLDLDIPLAVAKERAHQKRTSKRAPQMDWSKKNELFSNL, via the exons ATGAGCAGCGGcgcgggccccgccgcccgcctgTGCCGCCTGGAGCGCGGCCCGGATGGCTACGGCTTCCACCTGCACGGCGAGAAGGGCAAGCCGGGCCAGTTCATCCGTCTGGTGGAGGCGGGCTCGCCGGCCGAGCGCTCGGGGCTGCGCGCTGGGGACCGGCTGCTGGAGGTGGACGGCGAGAACGTGGAACGGGAGAGCCATCAGCAGGTGGTGGAGCGGAtccgcgccgccgccggcgccgTCAGCCTCCTCGTCGTAGACTCGACGGCCGAGGATCAGCTGGCGaagcggagcggggcgggcgccGAGCCGCCGGTGGTCGGCGGGCAGGCGGCTCCGGTGCCGGCGGAGCCCGCGGCGAGGGAGCCCAGCGCCGGCGGCCAGCGG GAGGAGCTAAGACCTCGTCTGTGCCACATGAAGAAGGGCCCTGACGGCTATGGCTTCAACCTGCACAGCGACAAGACCCGCCCGGGGCAGTACGTGCGCGCCGTGGACCCCGGCTCGCCGGCTGAGGCGGCAGGGCTGGCCCCCCAGGACCGCATCATCGAg GTGAACGGTGTGTGCATGGAGGGCAAGCAGCACAGCGACGTGGTGGCAGCCATCAAGGCGAGTGGCGATGAGACCAGGCTGCTGGTGGTGGACACCCTCACAGATGAGTTCTTCAAGAAGTGCAAGGTGGTGCCCTCAGAACAGCACCTAACAG GTCCCTTGCCAGAACCAGTAGCCAATGGTGACATAGGGAAG gAAAATGGTGGAGAGCCACGGTCCCACTCGGTGTCCGAGAGCCCGGCCAGCCCCACGGCACTGGCACTGTCCCCCAACTCCAGTGAGACCCACAGCGAG GAGGGGGACAAGCGCCACTCAGCCTCTGGCTCCCTCCTGGACCTTGACATCCCGCTGGCCGTGGCCAAGGAGCGCGCGCACCAGAAGCGCACCAGCAAGAGGGCACCCCAGATGGACTGGAGCAAGAAAAATGAACTGTTCAGCAACCTGTGA
- the RAB37 gene encoding ras-related protein Rab-37 isoform X3, with the protein METPAAGPRGDGYNEALLHKTILVGDSGVGKTSLLVQFDQGKFIPGSFSATVGIGFTNKVVAVDGVKVKLQIWDTAGQERFRSVTHAYYRDAQALLLLYDITSKMSFDNIRAWLTEIHEYAQKDVVIMLLGNKADVSSERAVRTEEGASLAREYGVPFMETSAKTGMNVELAFLAIAKELKQRAGQPLDEPHFQIHEYIEAQKKKSSCCAFS; encoded by the exons ATGGAGacccccgccgccggcccgaGGGGGGACGGCTACAACGAGGCACTGCTGCacaag ACAATCCTGGTTGGAGACAGTGGCGTGGGGAAAACATCACTGCTGGTCCAGTTTGACCAGGGCAAGTTCATTCCTGGCTCCTTCTCTGCCACCGTGGGCATTGGGTTTACG AACAAAGTGGTGGCCGTGGATGGTGTGAAGGTGAAGTTGCAG atctgggacacagcaggacaggagcGTTTCCGCAGCGTCACCCACGCCTACTACCGCGATGCCCAAG ccctgctcctgctctacGATATCACCAGCAAGATGTCCTTTGACAACATCCGT gCCTGGCTGACAGAGATCCACGAGTACGCCCAGAAGGACGTGGTCATCATGCTGCTGGGCAATAAG gCTGATGTGAGCAGCGAGAGAGCTGTGAGGACAGAGGAGGGAGCATCACTGGCCAGG GAGTATGGAGTGCCTTTCATGGAGACGAGTGCCAAGACAGGCATGAACGTGGAGCTGGCCTTCCTGGCCATTGCCAA GGAGCTGAAGCAGCGTGCGGGGCAGCCGCTGGATGAGCCTCACTTCCAGATCCACGAGTACATCGAGGCACAGAAGAAGAAatccagctgctgtgccttcTCCTGA
- the RAB37 gene encoding ras-related protein Rab-37 isoform X2 yields the protein METPAAGPRGDGYNEALLHKTILVGDSGVGKTSLLVQFDQGKFIPGSFSATVGIGFTVMLLGDSGVGKTCFLLQFKDGAFLSGMFIATVGIDFRIWDTAGQERFRSVTHAYYRDAQALLLLYDITSKMSFDNIRAWLTEIHEYAQKDVVIMLLGNKADVSSERAVRTEEGASLAREYGVPFMETSAKTGMNVELAFLAIAKELKQRAGQPLDEPHFQIHEYIEAQKKKSSCCAFS from the exons ATGGAGacccccgccgccggcccgaGGGGGGACGGCTACAACGAGGCACTGCTGCacaag ACAATCCTGGTTGGAGACAGTGGCGTGGGGAAAACATCACTGCTGGTCCAGTTTGACCAGGGCAAGTTCATTCCTGGCTCCTTCTCTGCCACCGTGGGCATTGGGTTTACG GTGATGTTGCTTGGAGACTCGGGCGTGGGCAAAACCTGCTTCTTGCTGCAGTTCAAGGACGGGGCCTTTCTCTCCGGGATGTTCATTGCCACCGTGGGCATAGATTTCCGG atctgggacacagcaggacaggagcGTTTCCGCAGCGTCACCCACGCCTACTACCGCGATGCCCAAG ccctgctcctgctctacGATATCACCAGCAAGATGTCCTTTGACAACATCCGT gCCTGGCTGACAGAGATCCACGAGTACGCCCAGAAGGACGTGGTCATCATGCTGCTGGGCAATAAG gCTGATGTGAGCAGCGAGAGAGCTGTGAGGACAGAGGAGGGAGCATCACTGGCCAGG GAGTATGGAGTGCCTTTCATGGAGACGAGTGCCAAGACAGGCATGAACGTGGAGCTGGCCTTCCTGGCCATTGCCAA GGAGCTGAAGCAGCGTGCGGGGCAGCCGCTGGATGAGCCTCACTTCCAGATCCACGAGTACATCGAGGCACAGAAGAAGAAatccagctgctgtgccttcTCCTGA
- the RAB37 gene encoding ras-related protein Rab-37 isoform X1: METPAAGPRGDGYNEALLHKTILVGDSGVGKTSLLVQFDQGKFIPGSFSATVGIGFTVMLLGDSGVGKTCFLLQFKDGAFLSGMFIATVGIDFRNKVVAVDGVKVKLQIWDTAGQERFRSVTHAYYRDAQALLLLYDITSKMSFDNIRAWLTEIHEYAQKDVVIMLLGNKADVSSERAVRTEEGASLAREYGVPFMETSAKTGMNVELAFLAIAKELKQRAGQPLDEPHFQIHEYIEAQKKKSSCCAFS; encoded by the exons ATGGAGacccccgccgccggcccgaGGGGGGACGGCTACAACGAGGCACTGCTGCacaag ACAATCCTGGTTGGAGACAGTGGCGTGGGGAAAACATCACTGCTGGTCCAGTTTGACCAGGGCAAGTTCATTCCTGGCTCCTTCTCTGCCACCGTGGGCATTGGGTTTACG GTGATGTTGCTTGGAGACTCGGGCGTGGGCAAAACCTGCTTCTTGCTGCAGTTCAAGGACGGGGCCTTTCTCTCCGGGATGTTCATTGCCACCGTGGGCATAGATTTCCGG AACAAAGTGGTGGCCGTGGATGGTGTGAAGGTGAAGTTGCAG atctgggacacagcaggacaggagcGTTTCCGCAGCGTCACCCACGCCTACTACCGCGATGCCCAAG ccctgctcctgctctacGATATCACCAGCAAGATGTCCTTTGACAACATCCGT gCCTGGCTGACAGAGATCCACGAGTACGCCCAGAAGGACGTGGTCATCATGCTGCTGGGCAATAAG gCTGATGTGAGCAGCGAGAGAGCTGTGAGGACAGAGGAGGGAGCATCACTGGCCAGG GAGTATGGAGTGCCTTTCATGGAGACGAGTGCCAAGACAGGCATGAACGTGGAGCTGGCCTTCCTGGCCATTGCCAA GGAGCTGAAGCAGCGTGCGGGGCAGCCGCTGGATGAGCCTCACTTCCAGATCCACGAGTACATCGAGGCACAGAAGAAGAAatccagctgctgtgccttcTCCTGA